A window from Littorina saxatilis isolate snail1 linkage group LG9, US_GU_Lsax_2.0, whole genome shotgun sequence encodes these proteins:
- the LOC138976403 gene encoding uncharacterized protein, whose protein sequence is MASANSIGLAAHNSPRACAKKVFCKTHTHKELEFYCVRCDEAVCFECRLEAHKKHRTDDLGIAVSREMKRLTREQINLQDAVDDLAKAVEAMKAEKQAVLDKKATVEKNIRDRHAVMVAAADKFREEALDSLRSVSTDIESSIAEALQRREDNLKDMLRVQQQLEETISNEAGSDIITIAKEMRKWGASRQSGDKVTSQGTNTVCRPVLHFKATGDVILQNARDFLGSVSKTEIEAAAPEVRVVTQFQCGQEADVEVFSLCHDDGKPPGVWVSYERFDLKEDAAMALYSEDGYRQLTSLCTGKVSNKRYAEGKIMSQSVSPDCVFTNAKLHSPRHYRLDNDLAGKALVISQQVACTEPLQTQHVREFTLKVGAHRAFDVDDTEQFFAVVEEPQLPDVWRKVKLYQRQGGNPVSEYSPPTTSFQPSDVCFYRLGGQHVLLVTDEENDAIHVVDVSGGCLRFVRYLAPGCPWLIQPTAITVDVSARLWLACRGGTIICMEPVGSC, encoded by the coding sequence ATGGCCTCAGCAAATAGCATAGGCCTCGCAGCGCACAACTCACCACGAGCGTGTGCCAAGAAAGTCTTCTGcaagacacacacccacaaagaGCTGGAATTCTACTGCGTCAGGTGCGATGAGGCTGTGTGCTTTGAATGCAGActggaggcacacaaaaagcacAGAACGGACGACCTTGGCATTGCAGTGTCCAGAGAGATGAAGAGACTGACCAGAGAGCAAATTAATCTTCAGGACGCTGTCGACGATTTGGCAAAAGCTGTGGAGGCGATGAAAGCAGAGAAGCAGGCCGTGCTGGACAAGAAGGCGACAGTGGAAAAAAACATACGTGACCGACACGCCGTTATGGTGGCCGCTGCCGACAAGTTCAGAGAAGAGGCCCTGGACTCGCTTCGTTCTGTCAGCACAGACATTGAGAGCAGCATTGCCGAGGCCCTGCAACGGCGAGAAGACAACCTGAAGGACATGCTTAGGGTTCAGCAACAACTCGAGGAAACGATCAGCAACGAAGCAGGAAGCGACATCATCACGATCGCCAAGGAGATGAGAAAGTGGGGCGCCAGCAGGCAGTCAGGAGACAAGGTGACGTCACAGGGGACAAACACAGTATGTAGGCCCGTCCTCCACTTCAAGGCAACAGGTGACGTCATACTGCAAAACGCGCGTGACTTTCTGGGCTCCGTGTCAAAGACGGAAATAGAAGCTGCAGCGCCTGAAGTGAGGGTTGTAACGCAGTTTCAGTGTGGCCAGGAGGCTGATGTGGAAGTCTTCTCCCTGTGTCACGACGACGGCAAACCGCCCGGTGTGTGGGTGTCCTACGAACGCTTCGACCTGAAGGAGGACGCAGCGATGGCTCTGTACAGCGAGGACGGCTACAGGCAGCTGACCAGCCTGTGTACGGGCAAAGTGTCCAACAAGCGGTACGCGGAGGGCAAGATCATGTCCCAATCAGTGTCTCCAGACTGTGTGTTCACGAACGCTAAGCTCCACTCACCGAGGCATTACAGGCTGGACAACGACTTGGCGGGAAAGGCTTTGGTCATCAGCCAACAGGTGGCGTGCACAGAGCCTCTCCAGACTCAGCACGTGAGAGAATTCACTCTCAAGGTCGGCGCCCATCGTGCATTCGACGTGGACGACACGGAGCAGTTCTTTGCCGTGGTGGAAGAGCCCCAGCTCCCCGACGTGTGGCGCAAAGTGAAACTGTACCAAAGACAAGGTGGCAACCCTGTGAGCGAGTACAGCCCTCCTACGACATCCTTTCAGCCATCCGACGTGTGTTTCTACAGGCTGGGCGGTCAGCACGTGCTGCTGGTGACAGATGAAGAGAACGACGCCATTCACGTGGTGGATGTGAGCGGTGGGTGTCTGAGGTTTGTGCGCTACCTGGCCCCGGGCTGTCCCTGGCTGATCCAACCCACCGCCATCACTGTGGATGTCTCCGCTCGCCTGTGGCTGGCCTGCAGGGGTGGTACCATCATCTGTATGGAGCCTGTTGGCAGCTGCTGA